One Trichoderma asperellum chromosome 5, complete sequence genomic region harbors:
- a CDS encoding uncharacterized protein (EggNog:ENOG41), giving the protein MKIDNLYVSYKRDTRLLLRWIIKNSNDIIKTLNDSRCSVALEINVTGQVTVSDLVPMSALIAKHHPSIPSKTYHLFQSVIKLRSISYSQYQQLAAASSSEELERKNSTHKFFIDTLTSAFEVLGGKKWLSEEREKRANKDGEEQSDANTFAFTNKFSVLDLESDPESGDALDTDSDGFNTQSTSSQKKQKSKTGGKRRKGKKVKRGHRSSQPGGRGLDDIALESYRIIEDDDMAEYAMAALALTRDMIQLRLSLQDTWRKVAYENLNSAVAAAVSNIAVAMIKQSEATIFIDFPGYESYEMIKQIITQGDVEKEKSEFHFAIPTTGISGSSKATETLLDIKELFLIHTYHDLVDFITDYQKSRSGKPTKRMLAEIDNWNPNLDLQKATKEERIKWRRSYTINWLYDLVNITACVAIHGKNAKNEEYVFEQMDWSDQGPLMAYRRMFGLNNFAAKVTTLAMQKLGTDFHHKISPHLVFHLQCIMDAWTVSRGWAISSVKSHILSEPA; this is encoded by the coding sequence ATGAAGATCGATAACCTTTACGTCTCGTACAAGCGAGACACCAGACTCCTGCTACGCTGGATCATCAAAAATTCAAATGATATCATCAAGACTCTGAATGACTCTAGATGCAGCGTTGCATTAGAGATCAATGTCACAGGTCAGGTTACGGTCTCCGATCTCGTTCCTATGTCAGCACTCATCGCCAAACATCATCCCAGCATTCCATCTAAAACCTATCATTTGTTTCAGTCTGTCATTAAGTTGCGATCTATCTCCTACTCCCAGTATCAgcagctagcagcagcaagttcCAGTGAAGAACTAGAGAGAAAAAACTCGACCCACAAGTTCTTCATTGATACTCTCACAAGTGCATTTGAAGTCCTGGGCGGTAAAAAATGGCTATCCGAAGAACGAGAGAAACGAGCAAACAAGGACGGGGAGGAGCAAAGCGACGCCAATACATTTGCTTTTACCAATAAATTCTCCGTATTGGATTTAGAGAGCGATCCAGAGAGTGGTGATGCTTTGGATACTGATAGCGACGGATTTAACACACAATCTACATCTTctcagaagaagcagaagtcgAAAACAggtgggaagagaaggaagggaaagaaagtcAAACGAGGTCACAGGTCTTCGCAACCGGGTGGTAGAGGTCTGGACGACATCGCATTGGAGAGTTATCGTATaattgaagatgacgacatgGCAGAgtatgccatggctgctcttGCGCTAACAAGAGACATGATTCAGCTTCGATTATCTCTTCAGGACACTTGGCGTAAAGTAGCCTACGAGAATCTCAACAGTGCAGTGGCTGCAGCCGTCTCCAATATCGCTGTAGCAATGATCAAGCAGTCTGAGGCAACGATATTCATTGACTTTCCAGGTTATGAATCATACGAAATGATTAAGCAAATCATCACCCAAGGCGATgtcgaaaaagaaaagagtgaATTCCACTTTGCTATTCCTACAACAGGGATCAGCGGCTCTTCAAAAGCCACTGAAACACTGCTGGATATCAAAGAGCTCTTCCTTATCCATACCTATCATGACCTAGTTGATTTCATAACGGACTATCAGAAGTCGAGGAGCGGAAAGCCGACAAAGCGTATGCTCGCCGAAATTGACAACTGGAATCCAAACTTGGATCTGCAGAAAGCGACCAAAGAGGAGAGGATCAAATGGAGGCGCTCGTATACCATTAACTGGCTGTACGATCTTGTCAACATAACCGCATGTGTTGCAATCCATGGTAAAAATGCAAAAAACGAAGAATACGTGTTTGAACAAATGGATTGGTCCGACCAAGGCCCATTAATGGCATACCGCAGGATGTTTGGCCTAAACAACTTTGCCGCTAAAGTGACGACACTTGCTATGCAGAAACTTGGCACTGACTTCCACCATAAGATATCGCCGCATCTCGTTTTTCACCTTCAGTGTATTATGGATGCATGGACTGTGTCTCGCGGATGGGCAATCAGCAGTGTGAAAAGCCATATTCTCAGCGAGCCGGCGTAG
- a CDS encoding uncharacterized protein (EggNog:ENOG41), whose protein sequence is MRLENDDKGFEHTKDCIRVLDKLGFEFRDALGKCEIFNSLSASLPSRFVTTNPNGAWDYSPFFCGAGLAEGLELLYRSAMTLWEAMQEPMLVLHLHNMLVQRGYLKQAISLYGCLEIIFSDSFFSGGQPPTGDYVEAFRSQFSKIRSRKPILQEKISRRVKVTHARDFLNLTQLRLFKQKSALFMYGSADWDPDRVPDSDVIPKSALGFVRLSQTKRVRDPVTSNWRLEQTDFVKQTRATGMSESFIMALDPLFETFRDERQTQMAQMTPYIPDGSSTQMSWLYNSNNTSKKGKNNIKTIKYDMTAERMLRILYNDVYRDICGGLPLPFSNLSYIWITTQMLLYFEELGLKCQNSSKTLFPLIDLVDFNLNNPCFMQSDERLRITLRALGGKDEELLKLMAKVFERCGGQLIDYAYWDTEDEEAETNLGPVVEDDSSDCCVM, encoded by the coding sequence ATGCGCTTGGAGAATGATGACAAAGGTTTCGAACACACAAAGGACTGCATCAGAGTCCTCGATAAGCTAGGTTTTGAGTTCCGAGACGCATTGGGGAAGTGTGAGATTTTCAACAGCCTTTCGGCGTCGCTCCCTTCAAGGTTCGTGACAACTAATCCTAATGGTGCTTGGGACtactctcctttcttttgcgGTGCGGGTCTGGCGGAAGGCCTCGAGCTTTTGTATCGAAGCGCCATGACCTTGTGGGAAGCGATGCAGGAACCAATGCTAGTCCTGCACTTACACAACATGCTCGTGCAAAGAGGCTACCTCAAGCAGGCTATATCGCTTTATGGATGTttagaaataatattttctgaTAGCTTCTTCTCTGGTGGGCAGCCTCCTACCGGCGATTATGTCGAAGCTTTCCGTTCTCAATTCAGCAAGATTCGTTCTCGAAAACCAATCCTACAAGAGAAAATAAGTCGTCGAGTGAAAGTCACTCACGCTCGCGATTTTCTAAACTTGACTCAGCTGCGTCTCTTTAAGCAAAAATCTGCCTTGTTTATGTACGGGTCAGCAGACTGGGATCCAGATCGTGTCCCGGATAGCGATGTCATCCCAAAGTCGGCCCTGGGTTTCGTTCGGCTTAGCCAGACAAAGCGTGTCCGCGATCCAGTGACATCCAATTGGCGATTAGAGCAAACAGATTTTGTCAAACAGACTCGGGCTACAGGCATGAGCGAATCATTCATAATGGCCCTTGACCCATTGTTCGAAACTTTTAGAGACGAAAGACAGACGCAGATGGCTCAAATGACTCCCTATATACCAGATGGTTCTTCCACACAAATGTCTTGGCTCTACAATAGCAATAACACATctaaaaagggaaagaacaACATAAAAACCATCAAGTACGATATGACGGCAGAAAGAATGTTGAGGATTCTCTACAACGATGTCTATCGTGACATCTGCGGCGGTCTTCCACTCCCCTTTTCCAACCTCAGCTATATATGGATAACAACACAAATGCTACTATATTTCGAAGAGCTTGGGTTGAAATGTCAAAACAGTAGCAAAACTTTATTCCCATTAATTGACCTCGTCGATTTCAACCTGAATAATCCATGCTTCATGCAGAGTGATGAAAGGCTACGTATTACGCTGCGTGCTCTAGGCGgcaaagatgaagagctgTTAAAGTTGATGGCTAAAGTCTTTGAAAGATGTGGAGGCCAGCTCATCGATTACGCGTATTGGGATactgaagacgaggaggcgGAAACGAATCTTGGCCCAGTGGTGGAAGATGACAGCTCTGATTGCTGCGTTATGTAG
- a CDS encoding uncharacterized protein (BUSCO:EOG092D0WLN): protein MNLLRVVSRSRPRLQFCGAAKSHVYRRYSFSAMDSLKLHNSLKPGAPVPFVPIKKGEVSWYVCGPTVYDKSHLGHARNYVSTDIIRRILMHYFGFKLNFVMNITDIDDKIIIKARRQRLLEIEKNKSYSQEELLKLTRTAFKAYAASSLPLLLENGNDLDETTYTAQRDAAYGKVLAGGTLTGEGKPSDAEAKTKMHISNMDAAANALKTGSIFPGADEIFLPYLDSLYKESVDTRDQSMFTDLTKSMEDSFMADMDALNVLRPDHITRVTAYVPQIAKFVETIVDKGFAYESEGSVYFDIAAFEKAGNSYARLRPESKNDKALQEEGEGSLSKNLGGKKGAGDFALWKKSKAGEPFWPSKWGDGRPGWHIECSVMASDILGSQMDIHSGGIDLAFPHHDNELAQSEAYFCEHGKGEHTWVRYFLHMGHLSISGSKMSKSLKNFQTIQDALATSYTSRSMRIVFLMGKWNDGVEISPDMRAQADNWESTISNFFTNTKSWLAEAGIESGVKALNISSDKPATGLLAELEQAKKEVEAALTNSIDTPRAMLVILKLVNTTNSYLKDNKDTDLAEVEAIARWITKLVGIFGLDTNAQPPYEGLGWASVISENTDPETAVKPYAAVLEQVKSDIAALALSNETVSALLAKDPASEFQAIAQGGSRDIERLSLPYLRVVSQIRDGLRRTVSTYDPQTKKAILQITDRIRDQDLTNLGVYLDDRPDNQPSLIKFVPAAELIAAREEKIAREAEKARKKEEARLAKEKADQEAREKAKVPPEDLFKNDERYSAWDEQGIPTKLKDGSDVPKSQLKNLKKAWEKQKKIHEDLKAKGGL from the exons ATGAATCTCCTCCGTGTGGTCTCCCGATCTCGACCTCGACTCCAATTCTGCGGCGCCGCAAAAAGCCACGTCTATCGAAGATACTCGTTCTCTGCCATGGATTCTCTTAAGCTTCATAATTCGCTGAAGCCCGGTGCGCCGGTGCCCTTTGTTCCAATCAAGAAAGGAGAGGTGTCCTGGTACGTCTGCGGTCCGACTGTGTACGACAAGAGCCATCTGGGACACGCGCGCAACTATGTGTCTACAGATATTATTCGGCGCATCCTGATGCATTACTTTGGCTTCAAGCTTAACTTTGTCATGAACATTACAGACATTGACGACAAG ATCATCATCAAGGCTCGACGACAGCGATTGCTCGAGATCGAAAAGAACAAGAGCTACTCCCAGGAAGAGCTCCTAAAGCTGACACGTACAGCTTTCAAAGCTTATGCAGCTAGCAGCTTGCCATTACTTTTGGAGAATGGAAACGACTTGGACGAGACCACTTACACTGCTCAACGAGACGCAGCATACGGCAAGGTCCTTGCTGGAGGCACTCTGACTGGAGAAGGAAAGCCAAGCGATGCTGAAGCTAAGACCAAGATGCACATCAGCAACATGGATGCGGCGGCGAACGCTCTCAAGACCGGCTCGATATTCCCCGGAGCCGACGAGATCTTCCTCCCTTATCTCGACTCTCTCTACAAGGAATCCGTTGACACAAGGGACCAGAGCATGTTCACAGACTTGACAAAGAGCATGGAGGATTCATTCATGGCTGACATGGATGCGCTCAATGTCCTCAGACCTGATCATATTACACGAGTTACTGCATACGTCCCGCAGATTGCAAAATTTGTGGAAACTATTGTGGACAAGGGATTTGCGTATGAGTCCGAGGGATCTGTTTATTTCGATATTGCCGCTTTTGAAAAGGCCGGAAACTCTTATGCGCGACTACGACCGGAAAGCAAAAACGACAAAGCTCTTCAAGAGGAGGGCGAGGGATCTTTGTCGAAGAACCTGGGAGGCAAGAAGGGCGCTGGCGATTTTGCTCTCTGGAAAAAGTCAAAGGCTGGAGAGCCATTCTGGCCTAGCAAATGGGGTGATGGTAGACCAGGCTGGCACATCGAGTGCTCAGTGATGGCATCTGATATTCTGGGTTCGCAGATGGATATCCACTCTGGCGGTATTGATCTTGCTTTCCCTCATCACGACAACGAGCTGGCACAGAGCGAGGCTTACTTCTGCGAACACGGCAAAGGCGAGCACACTTGGGTGAGGTACTTCCTTCACATGGGTCATCTCTCCATTTCTGGTTCGAAAATGTCCAAGTCTTTGAAAAACTTCCAGACCATCCAGGACGCATTGGCTACCAGCTATACATCGCGAAGCATGCGTATTGTGTTCCTGATGGGCAAGTGGAATGATGGCGTTGAAATCTCGCCAGATATGAGGGCTCAGGCTGACAACTGGGAGTCGACGATCAGC AACTTTTTCACAAACACAAAGTCATGGCTGGCCGAGGCAGGCATCGAGAGCGGCGTAAAAGCTCTGAATATCAGCTCAGACAAGCCTGCTACCGGCCTCTTGGCCGAGCTTGAGCAGGCTAAGAaggaggtggaggcggcGCTCACAAACTCGATTGATACCCCGCGAGCAATGCTTGTCATCCTGAAGCTGGTTAACACGACCAACAGCTACCTGAAAGACAACAAAGATACAGATCTCGCTGAAGTTGAGGCTATTGCCCGCTGGATCACAAAGCTGGTTGGCATCTTTGGCCTTGATACCAATGCTCAACCCCCCTACGAAGGCCTTGGCTGGGCATCTGTTATTTCCGAGAACACAGATCCTGAGACTGCCGTCAAGCCCTATGCTGCAGTACTCGAGCAGGTCAAGTCAGACATTGCGGCCCTCGCACTGTCCAATGAGACCGTCTCAGCACTTCTTGCCAAAGATCCTGCATCTGAGTTCCAAGCTATTGCTCAGGGAGGTTCTCGTGATATCGAGAGACTGTCGCTGCCTTACCTGAGAGTAGTATCTCAAATCCGTGATGGGCTTCGTCGCACGGTCTCCACTTACGATCCTCAAACCAAGAAAGCCATTTTGCAAATCACCGATCGAATCCGTGATCAAGATCTGACCAACCTTGGCGTTTACCTTGATGACCGGCCCGATAACCAGCCATCTCTCATCAAGTTTGTTCCTGCTGCAGAGCTTATCGCGGCTcgagaggagaagattgcACGAGAAGCCGAGAAGGcaaggaagaaggaggaagcaaGGCTTGCTAAGGAAAAGGCAGATCAAGAGGCtagagaaaaggcaaaggtTCCACCTGAGGACTTATTCAAAAACGACGAGCGCTACAGTGCCTGGGACGAGCAGGGCATTCCTACCAAGCTTAAGGACGGAAGCGATGTGCCCAAGAGCCAGCTTAAGAACCTTAAGAAGGCAtgggagaagcaaaagaagattCATGAAGATTTGAAGGCCAAGGGTGGGCTCTGA